A part of Rubrobacter calidifluminis genomic DNA contains:
- a CDS encoding ATPase, T2SS/T4P/T4SS family — MKILIAEDDAVSRRLLRRAVERLGHECLEATDGETAWRLFGRNPDVAVVISDRMMPGMDGLELCRRIRSSARERHVFFIFLTSLGGEGHLVEGMEAGADEYLLKPLDVRQLEEKLTEAGRAVSLRRHLEAGRSGGDGVTTGRLPAGRSGRGRGIWEVLSASGKVSEEQLQRALEVQRTERRELGKVLVSLGFVTEMDLAQAQAERLGLEYVDLSDGQVDAAAASLIDQKTLRRHGVLPLRLEDGRLVVAMSEPTNLHAIEDLRLISGCQIVPVVAAESQIRQAHNRIFSLGDGVSQILEEAASEGTSDREDELEIGAGSEDAPVVRLVNSILQRAVGEGASDVHVEPRPDRLVVRFRVDGVLREMMSIPPGLQGGVIARLKVLSRLDIAERRLPQDGRFSARIGGQKVDFRAASLPTAYGEKVALRLLDTSSVEADLERLGLSPEMLECYQRVYTRPYGTILVTGPTGSGKSTTLYATLRELNTPERNIITVEDPIEYRMPGINQVQVNLKAGLTFASGLRSILRGDPDVIMIGEIRDRETAKISVEAALTGHLVLATLHTNDAPGAVSRLNEMGVEPYLTSSAIDCVIAQRLARRLCERCREPVELEEGVLKELGFPFERAPVECSFFRARGCPRCGGTGYRGRIGIFEMMLVSENLRELVLHRASGAEIARAAAAEGMVTLREDGLLKAASGLTSVEEVLRTVV, encoded by the coding sequence TTGAAGATCCTGATAGCCGAGGATGACGCTGTGTCCCGGCGCCTGCTTCGGCGGGCGGTGGAGAGGCTCGGGCACGAGTGCCTGGAGGCCACCGACGGGGAGACGGCCTGGAGGCTTTTCGGGCGCAACCCAGATGTGGCGGTGGTCATCAGCGACCGGATGATGCCTGGGATGGACGGGCTCGAGCTCTGCCGCAGGATACGGTCCTCGGCCAGGGAGAGACACGTCTTCTTCATCTTCCTGACTTCCCTCGGGGGTGAGGGGCATCTCGTGGAAGGTATGGAGGCCGGCGCCGACGAGTACCTGCTCAAACCTCTCGACGTGCGGCAGCTGGAAGAGAAGCTCACGGAAGCCGGGCGCGCGGTCTCACTCCGGAGGCATCTCGAAGCAGGACGGAGCGGCGGGGACGGTGTGACTACCGGGAGGTTGCCCGCCGGCCGATCCGGGCGTGGAAGAGGCATCTGGGAGGTTCTCTCTGCCAGTGGGAAGGTGAGCGAGGAGCAGTTGCAGCGGGCGCTCGAAGTGCAGCGGACCGAGCGCAGGGAGCTCGGGAAGGTGCTCGTCTCACTGGGTTTCGTGACCGAGATGGATCTCGCGCAGGCCCAGGCCGAGAGGCTCGGGCTAGAGTATGTGGACCTCTCCGACGGTCAGGTGGATGCGGCGGCGGCCAGCCTCATCGACCAGAAGACGCTGCGCAGGCACGGCGTGCTCCCGCTGCGCTTGGAGGATGGACGGCTGGTCGTGGCAATGAGCGAGCCGACCAACCTGCACGCCATAGAGGATCTCAGGCTGATCTCTGGTTGCCAGATCGTGCCGGTCGTGGCCGCGGAGTCTCAAATCCGGCAGGCGCACAACAGGATATTCTCGCTGGGCGATGGGGTGAGCCAGATTCTGGAGGAGGCCGCCTCGGAGGGGACTTCGGACCGGGAGGACGAGCTCGAGATCGGGGCGGGATCCGAGGACGCCCCGGTGGTTCGGCTGGTCAACTCCATCCTGCAGCGGGCCGTTGGGGAGGGGGCCTCCGACGTGCACGTCGAGCCACGTCCGGACCGGCTGGTGGTGCGGTTCCGGGTGGACGGGGTCTTGCGGGAGATGATGTCGATTCCGCCGGGACTGCAGGGTGGGGTGATCGCCCGGCTCAAGGTGCTCTCCCGGCTGGATATCGCCGAGCGGCGGTTGCCACAGGATGGCAGGTTCTCGGCCCGTATCGGGGGGCAGAAGGTGGATTTCAGGGCGGCCTCGCTGCCCACGGCGTACGGGGAAAAGGTGGCGCTCCGGCTGCTCGACACCTCGAGTGTAGAGGCAGACCTCGAAAGACTCGGGCTCTCGCCGGAGATGCTCGAGTGCTACCAGAGGGTATACACGAGGCCCTACGGCACGATACTGGTGACGGGCCCGACCGGCAGTGGCAAGTCGACCACGCTGTACGCCACCCTCAGGGAGCTCAACACCCCGGAGCGCAACATCATAACGGTCGAGGACCCGATAGAGTACCGGATGCCCGGAATAAATCAGGTGCAGGTCAACCTCAAGGCCGGGCTCACATTCGCCTCCGGCCTGAGGAGCATCTTGCGCGGGGACCCAGACGTGATCATGATCGGGGAGATCCGGGATCGCGAGACTGCCAAGATAAGCGTGGAGGCGGCGCTCACCGGGCATCTGGTGCTGGCGACGCTCCACACCAACGATGCCCCGGGGGCGGTGAGCCGGCTGAACGAGATGGGGGTGGAGCCGTATCTGACCTCCTCGGCGATAGACTGCGTGATCGCCCAGCGGCTCGCGAGGCGGCTCTGTGAGAGGTGCCGGGAACCGGTTGAGTTGGAGGAAGGGGTTCTGAAGGAGCTCGGGTTTCCGTTCGAACGGGCTCCTGTGGAGTGCTCCTTCTTCCGGGCGCGGGGGTGTCCCCGCTGTGGCGGCACGGGATACCGGGGCAGGATCGGAATCTTCGAGATGATGCTCGTGAGTGAGAACCTCAGAGAGCTCGTGTTGCACCGGGCTTCTGGCGCCGAGATAGCGCGTGCCGCGGCGGCGGAGGGCATGGTCACCCTGCGCGAGGATGGTCTCCTCAAGGCTGCTTCCGGCCTTACGAGCGTCGAGGAGGTTCTGAGGACCGTCGTCTGA
- a CDS encoding type IV pilus twitching motility protein PilT: MMENGLAEYLLDALNLGASDLHVTCGLPPMVRVDGEVRPLEYPPLSPNVTRDLIYDILTEDQRRRFENAWELDFSYEIPRLARFRVNVFRQRGAIGAVFRTIPHEIKSLEELGLPGVIGEMADSPRGMILVTGPTGSGKSTTLAAMVDRINDTRRGHIMSVEDPIEFLHTHKRCIVNQREVDQDTKSFAEALKRVLRQDPDVILVGEMRDLETISMALTAAETGHLVLATVHTQDAPQTVDRIIDVFPPYQQGQIRAQLANTIQGIVTQTLVPRRGGGRVVACEILVPTPGVRNMIREGKTHQIYSAMQTGGKFGMQTMDAALAELVRRGVVSREEAGKRCANLEEFRRLCGGAVGVATGRG, translated from the coding sequence ATGATGGAGAATGGCCTCGCCGAATACCTTCTCGACGCCCTGAACCTCGGGGCGAGCGATCTACACGTGACGTGCGGGCTCCCGCCGATGGTTCGGGTTGATGGCGAGGTGCGTCCTCTGGAGTACCCGCCGCTCAGTCCGAACGTCACGCGGGACCTCATATACGACATCCTCACCGAGGATCAGCGCCGGCGCTTCGAGAACGCGTGGGAGCTCGACTTCAGCTACGAGATCCCGCGGCTGGCTCGCTTCCGGGTCAACGTTTTCCGCCAGCGGGGGGCGATAGGTGCGGTGTTCAGGACGATCCCGCACGAGATAAAGAGCCTCGAAGAACTGGGCCTGCCAGGCGTGATCGGGGAGATGGCCGACAGCCCGCGTGGCATGATCCTGGTGACGGGCCCGACCGGCAGCGGCAAGTCGACCACGCTCGCGGCGATGGTGGACCGCATCAACGATACCCGCCGCGGGCACATCATGAGCGTTGAGGATCCGATAGAGTTCCTGCACACCCACAAGAGGTGCATCGTCAACCAGCGGGAGGTCGACCAGGACACCAAAAGCTTCGCCGAGGCCTTGAAGCGCGTCCTCCGGCAGGATCCGGACGTGATACTGGTCGGCGAGATGCGTGACCTGGAAACCATCTCGATGGCGCTCACCGCGGCCGAGACCGGTCATCTGGTGCTTGCCACTGTCCACACCCAGGACGCCCCGCAGACCGTAGACCGCATAATAGACGTCTTCCCCCCGTACCAGCAGGGACAGATCCGCGCCCAGCTCGCGAACACCATCCAGGGTATCGTGACCCAGACGCTGGTGCCCAGACGGGGCGGGGGGCGGGTGGTCGCCTGCGAGATCCTCGTCCCCACCCCGGGCGTCAGGAACATGATCCGCGAGGGCAAGACGCACCAGATTTACTCCGCGATGCAAACCGGCGGGAAGTTTGGTATGCAGACGATGGACGCCGCGCTCGCCGAACTGGTCAGGCGCGGCGTCGTCTCGCGCGAGGAGGCCGGGAAGCGCTGCGCCAACCTTGAGGAGTTCCGCCGCCTCTGCGGAGGCGCGGTCGGGGTCGCGACGGGGAGGGGATGA
- a CDS encoding type II secretion system F family protein translates to MRGMATYTYRARSRGGEILQDRIEGESTLAVAAELRKRGLFVIDIKEQGMAQRDILEPFKRVRLSDVVVFTRQFATMIGAGMSVVRALYVSEEQTDNKKLRDAISRVRRDVEAGLALSEALARHPEVFSRLYVEMVKAGEIGGVLDEILLRVAAQLEKDQDLRRKVKSAMTYPIVVLVLALLAASFMLIFIVPVFARMFKDLGGTLPLPTRIAMALSDVLTSPFGILLYAALAAAVYGFLRWKDTERGRRICGRLVLRIPARIGDIVQKVALARLARNLSALSAAGVPILQALEITATSSGNWVMEQALLASRDSIRQGLPLHKPLEAEPVFPPMVTRMIAVGEETGDLDGMLVKIAEFYESEVEAAVKALTSIIEPLMIVVVGGIVGGIIIAMYLPMFEIYNLIK, encoded by the coding sequence ATGAGGGGAATGGCCACCTACACCTACAGGGCCCGGAGCCGCGGGGGCGAGATCCTCCAGGACAGGATTGAAGGGGAGAGCACGCTCGCCGTGGCCGCCGAGCTCCGGAAGCGGGGGCTATTCGTCATAGACATCAAAGAGCAGGGGATGGCCCAGAGGGACATCCTGGAACCCTTCAAGCGGGTGAGGCTCTCCGACGTAGTCGTCTTCACCCGGCAGTTCGCGACCATGATCGGGGCCGGCATGTCGGTGGTGCGCGCCCTGTACGTCTCAGAAGAGCAGACCGACAACAAAAAGCTCAGAGATGCGATATCGCGGGTCCGCAGGGACGTGGAGGCGGGACTCGCGCTCTCGGAGGCGCTGGCCAGGCACCCGGAGGTCTTCTCCCGCCTCTACGTGGAGATGGTGAAAGCCGGCGAGATCGGCGGTGTCCTGGACGAGATCCTGCTGCGCGTCGCCGCCCAGCTCGAGAAGGACCAGGACCTCAGGCGCAAGGTGAAGAGTGCGATGACCTACCCGATCGTGGTACTGGTACTCGCGCTCCTCGCCGCCTCTTTTATGCTGATCTTCATCGTCCCGGTCTTCGCGAGGATGTTCAAGGACCTCGGCGGTACCCTGCCGCTGCCGACCCGGATCGCGATGGCCCTGTCCGACGTCCTGACGAGCCCGTTCGGCATCCTCCTCTACGCCGCGCTCGCAGCCGCCGTCTACGGGTTTCTGCGCTGGAAGGACACCGAACGAGGGCGCAGGATCTGTGGAAGGTTAGTCCTCAGGATTCCGGCCAGGATAGGGGATATCGTCCAGAAAGTGGCCCTCGCCCGCCTCGCCCGCAACCTGAGCGCCCTCTCTGCAGCCGGCGTCCCTATTCTGCAGGCGCTCGAGATTACCGCCACCTCCTCCGGCAACTGGGTGATGGAGCAAGCGTTGCTCGCGAGCCGTGACTCCATCCGCCAGGGATTGCCGCTTCACAAGCCTCTCGAGGCCGAGCCCGTCTTCCCGCCGATGGTGACCCGTATGATCGCCGTCGGCGAGGAGACCGGGGACCTCGACGGGATGCTCGTCAAGATCGCCGAGTTCTACGAGTCAGAGGTCGAGGCCGCGGTCAAGGCCCTCACCTCGATCATCGAACCACTCATGATCGTCGTCGTCGGCGGGATCGTCGGCGGCATAATCATCGCCATGTACCTCCCGATGTTCGAGATCTACAACCTCATAAAGTAA
- a CDS encoding NAD(P)/FAD-dependent oxidoreductase has translation MGQGRAGYAGVSFWLEDAGEPLLPRPSLEGEVEADVAVLGAGYTGLWSAYYLLRKDPSLRVVILEAEVAGFGASGRNGGWCSPNISVGPAELVRRFGRRAARETLLAARGAVDEVGRVAEEEGIDARFRKGGVVRVARGRHELPAVRAAWGALSALGLADGCRVLGVEELARRVRVERAEGAFFDPQGAVVHPGRLVRGLARAVERRGAVIFERSPVVDFVDGPGPVLRTAKGEVRAGAVVLAGEAYLSRLRKLHRMVLPVYSLIVLTEPLPEESWAEIGWENHECLASFKLSVDYLSRTPDGRILFGGRGAPYRFGSRIRDGYDRHEPTHAMLRESLIDWFPQLSGVRFTHAWGGPLGMLRDWMPAVSFDPASGVALACGYVGQGVAASNLAGRIIADLILGRDSSLVRLPIVGRRVRKWEPEPLRWLGARYVQRALERLDERGRRTGRPPTGRSLAERLSRH, from the coding sequence GTGGGTCAGGGAAGAGCAGGCTACGCGGGCGTGAGTTTCTGGCTTGAGGATGCGGGGGAGCCTCTTTTACCGCGCCCGTCTCTCGAGGGCGAGGTGGAGGCGGATGTGGCGGTATTGGGGGCCGGCTACACGGGGCTCTGGAGTGCTTACTACCTGTTGCGGAAGGATCCCTCGCTCAGGGTCGTGATTCTCGAGGCGGAGGTCGCGGGGTTCGGGGCCTCGGGGCGCAACGGTGGCTGGTGTTCTCCGAACATCTCGGTGGGGCCGGCGGAGCTCGTGCGGAGGTTCGGGCGGCGGGCGGCGCGGGAGACGCTCCTTGCTGCGCGGGGCGCGGTCGACGAGGTGGGGAGGGTGGCCGAGGAGGAGGGAATAGATGCCCGCTTCCGCAAGGGAGGGGTCGTTCGCGTCGCGCGCGGGCGGCACGAACTGCCGGCGGTGCGGGCCGCCTGGGGGGCGCTCTCCGCGCTCGGGCTCGCGGACGGCTGCCGTGTACTCGGCGTGGAGGAGCTCGCCCGGAGGGTGCGGGTGGAGCGGGCCGAGGGAGCCTTCTTCGACCCGCAGGGGGCCGTGGTGCACCCGGGGAGGCTCGTGCGGGGGCTCGCGCGGGCCGTCGAGCGGAGGGGGGCCGTGATCTTCGAGCGGAGTCCCGTGGTCGACTTCGTTGACGGGCCGGGGCCGGTGCTGAGGACGGCGAAGGGGGAGGTGCGTGCAGGGGCTGTGGTGCTGGCCGGGGAGGCCTATCTATCGCGGCTCAGGAAGCTGCACCGGATGGTACTCCCGGTCTACTCGCTGATCGTCCTCACCGAACCGCTCCCGGAGGAGTCGTGGGCGGAGATTGGCTGGGAGAACCACGAGTGCCTCGCCTCTTTCAAGCTCAGCGTGGATTATCTCTCGCGCACCCCGGACGGGCGCATCCTCTTCGGCGGGCGCGGGGCGCCCTACCGCTTCGGCTCCCGGATACGCGACGGCTACGACCGTCATGAGCCCACGCACGCGATGCTGCGCGAGAGCCTGATCGACTGGTTCCCGCAGCTTTCGGGTGTGCGCTTCACCCATGCCTGGGGCGGGCCGCTCGGGATGCTGCGAGACTGGATGCCCGCGGTGAGCTTCGATCCGGCCTCGGGGGTGGCCCTCGCCTGCGGTTACGTGGGACAGGGGGTGGCGGCGAGCAACCTGGCGGGAAGGATCATCGCCGATCTGATCCTGGGCAGGGATTCCTCCCTCGTGCGCCTGCCCATCGTCGGGCGCCGGGTCAGAAAGTGGGAGCCCGAGCCTCTGCGCTGGCTCGGAGCGCGCTACGTGCAGCGGGCGCTGGAGAGGCTGGACGAACGGGGACGGCGTACCGGC